Proteins found in one Aethina tumida isolate Nest 87 chromosome 1, icAetTumi1.1, whole genome shotgun sequence genomic segment:
- the LOC126264810 gene encoding uncharacterized protein LOC126264810: MLVIEYRGNGLLNSVIDNLPFELHLPFYQYCGPGTKLKKRLARGDTGINELDKACKRHDIAYEENKSLQDRHKADFVLENEAWNRVKSKNANLGEKAAAWLVTTGMKIKRKLGMGHRTQHQSKISFKKDIVDKIDKKILKSVDIKPGSKSLRKIAAAAIKIAKVNTKRIGGRKNVKIPRTIPFSSKQGGILPLLPILAGLSSLGALMGGAAGVAKTIVDAKNAKKNLDEQKRHNQRMEQIGKKGSGLYLRKNPKGGVFMRDALPLYPKKNESAVVNLDDSTNYGTHWVCYAKRGNQVKYYDSFGDLRPPLEIIRYMGKNCQIYYNVHPEQKFNESSCGRYCLKFLYNIKQ, from the exons atgtTGGTCATTGAGTATCGCGGTAATGGTTTATTAAACTCTGTTATTGACAACTTACCGTTTGAATTACATCTACCATTTTATCAGTACTGTGGTCCTggtacaaaattgaaaaaacgacTAGCGAGAGGTGATACAGGTATCAACGAGTTGGACAAAGCCTGTAAACGACACGACATTGCCTACGAGGAAAATAAATCGCTGCAGGATAGACACAAGGCAGACTTTGTTTTGGAAAACGAGGCGTGGAACCGTGTAAAATCCAAGAACGCTAATTTGGGTGAAAAAGCAGCCGCGTGGCTTGTAACAACGGGAATGAAGATAAAAAGGAAGCTCGGAATGGGTCATCGTACACAACAccaatcaaaaatttcattcaagaaAGACATTGTCGACAAAAtcgataaaaagattttaaaatcggtCGACATAAAACCAGGTAGCAAGTCACTACGAAAAATCGCTGCAGCGGCAATAAAAATAGCCAAAGTCAACACTAAACGAATTGGGGGTCGAAAAAACGTGAAGATACCTAGAACAATTCCGTTTAGTTCGAAACAAGGAGGAATTCTGCCATTACTGCCAATTCTCGCTGGTTTATCAAGTCTTGGAGCATTAATGGGTGGTGCTGCCGGTGTGGCAAAAACAATAGTCGACGCGAAAAATGCAAAGAAGAATCTAGATGAACAGAAACGACACAATCAACGCATGGAGCAAATAGGAAAAAAGGGTAGTGGATTGTACTTACGAAAAAACCCAAAAGG AGGTGTTTTTATGCGTGACGCTCTACCTTTGTATCCTAAGAAAAACGAAAGTGCCGTCGTGAACCTGGACGATTCAACAAATTACGGAACTCACTGGGTTTGTTACGCAAAGAGAGGAAATCAAGTCAAGTATTATGATAGTTTTGGGGATTTACGACCACCGTTGGAGATAATTCGATACATgggaaaaaattgtcaaatttattacaatgtacACCCTGAGCAGAAGTTTAATGAGTCATCCTGTGGTCGTTActgcttgaaatttttatacaatataaaacaatga
- the LOC126264820 gene encoding uncharacterized protein LOC126264820: MALAKLPKAFGLAGNFKKGYFPHLFNTLENQQYVGPLPSAEFYGPNQMKPEDRHTFLNWHQEHQNDVFNFQEEIVAYCKSDVEILMRACLSFRSMLLNECKVCPFTEATTIASACNKVFARNYLEADTIAVIPRGGYRLADNQSVIALQWLLWEENVRGITIHHAGTGREHLVGRGLKVDGFNEEQRQVFEFHACYFHGCTSCFKFHRDTSIGGGKMDTMRNRYEATTIKTTRLRNLGFEVIEMWECNFRALLKQSCEVRDFVENHPVLATSPLNPRDGFYGGRTGNTVTYYKCNEGERIKYIDICSLYPFVCKYGRFPLGHPTIYVGSAARDIDLSTVDGMVKCKILPSAQLYHPVLPVRMKGKLMFALCNSCGESSQQRECCHTEEERLFTGTWVIAEVVKALEKGYRIVEVFEVWTYETRQYNHAAGQPGLFTEMMNKFIKIKQEASGWPADCINDVVKQQQYLVDFEEAEKVKLTPERIENNPGLRSLVKLMLNSFWGKFGQRENQPQTTIVNDPQECFDLLAHPSKNVNSITPVNEQTVVINWEYADEAVESLPTVNVEYLEMLDTRVLYYDTDSVIYVSSNHFPDPPTGKFIGDMTDELEVYGIGSYITEFVSGGPKNYAYSVWSTTKQCIEHRGGACSLADKGQQPPKQMGGTCRQGRDVTPTLFVSSAPLAPEGRGES, translated from the exons atggcTCTGGCAAAGCTACCTAAAGCTTTCGGCCTTGCTGGAAACTTTAAGAAGGGTTATTTTCCACACTTGTTTAATACCCTGGAAAATCAGCAATACGTGGGTCCTTTACCATCTGCTGAATTTTACGGTCCGAATCAAATGAAGCCCGAGGACCGACATACGTTTTTAAACTGGCATCAAGAGCATCAgaatgatgtttttaatttccaggAGGAAATCGTCGCATATTGCAAGTCGGACGTGGAAATACTAATGAGAGCCTGTCTTTCATTTAGGTCGATGCTTCTTAACGAGTGTAAGGTTTGTCCATTCACCGAAGCAACAACAATAGCATCAGCGTGTAATAAGGTGTTTGCACGAAACTATCTGGAAGCCGATACAATCGCCGTTATTCCCCGTGGTGGTTACCGATTGGCTGATAATCAATCGGTTATCGCTTTACAATGGTTGTTGTGGGAGGAGAACGTACGAGGAATCACCATACACCACGCCGGTACAGGTCGAGAACACCTAGTAGGAAGAGGACTCAAAGTTGACGGTTTTAACGAGGAGCAGCGTCAGGTATTCGAGTTTCACGCTTGTTACTTCCATGGATGCACCAGCTGTTTCAAATTTCACCGAGACACATCGATTGGAGGAGGTAAAATGGATACCATGCGAAATCGTTACGAGGCCACCACCATTAAAACGACTCGACTTCGCAACCTGGGATTTGAAGTCATCGAAATGTGGGAATGTAACTTCCGCGCATTATTAAAACAGAGTTGTGAAGTGCGTGATTTTGTCGAAAACCATCCCGTGTTGGCAACATCACCATTGAATCCTCGTGACGGTTTTTATGGAGGCCGAACCGGAAACACTGTTACATACTACAAATGTAACGAGGGTGAGCGCATCAAATACATCGATATATGTTCGTTGTACCCTTTTGTATGCAAGTACGGCCGATTTCCTCTAGGACACCCCACAATTTATGTAGGATCTGCAGCCCGGGACATTGATTTATCGACCGTAGATGGCATggtgaaatgtaaaattttaccatCCGCGCAGTTGTACCACCCCGTTCTCCCTGTCAGGATGAAGGGAAAGTTAATGTTCGCCCTTTGCAACAGCTGTGGTGAAAGTTCACAGCAGCGTGAGTGTTGCCATACGGAGGAAGAACGATTGTTCACAGGGACATGGGTAATTGCAGAAGTCGTGAAAGCATTGGAAAAAGGCTACAGGATTGTGGAAGTGTTTGAAGTGTGGACATACGAAACGCGTCAATACAACCATGCGGCGGGTCAGCCGGGTTTATTCACAgaaatgatgaataaattcatcaaaattaaacaggaaGCCTCCGGCTGGCCCGCGGATTGCATAAACGATGTggtgaaacaacaacaatatctGGTGGATTTTGAAGAAGCTGAAAAAGTGAAGCTAACACCGGAACGCATCGAAAATAACCCTGGTCTTCGATCCCTCGtcaaattaatgttgaattcGTTCTGGGGAAAGTTTGGACAACGTGAAAACCAACCACAAACAACCATCGTCAACGATCCTCAGGAATGCTTTGATCTCCTTGCGCATCCGTCGAAGAATGTCAACAGTATAACTCCTGTGAATGAACAAACTGTTGTAATCAACTGGGAGTACGCCGACGAGGCTGTGGAATCTCTGCCTACTGTGAATGTG GAATATCTAGAGATGTTGGATACACGTGTTTTATACTACGACACCGATTCCGTTATCTATGTGTCAAGCAACCATTTTCCAGATCCCCCGACTGGAAAATTCATTGGGGACATGACCGATGAGCTGGAGGTATACGGTATCGGTTCCTACATCACGGAATTTGTTTCGGGTGGGCCGAAAAATTACGCATACTCGGTGTGGTCAACGACGAAGCAGTGTATCGAACAT AGGGGTGGCGCGTGCTCACTTGCCGACAAAGGCCAGCAACCACCCAAACAGATGGGCGGCACGTGCCGACAGGGTCGAGACGTCACTCCTACGCTGTTCGTCTCAAGTGCCCCACTGGCGCCGGAGGGGAGGGGGGAGTCGTGA